The Burkholderiales bacterium nucleotide sequence GCGGCGCGGATCGCGCGCGCGACGCCGACGCCGATGTCCTCGGCGTGCAGCACGCGGTAGGCGGCCTTGCAGTGCGGCCGTGCGACCGCGAGCTGGTCCATTTCCTCGTAGTCGCCCTGCTGCAGATCCACGATCTCGCGCTCGCTGGAGCCGCTGATCAGGATCATCGGGAAGCAGTTCGTGGTCGCGTGCGCAAGCGCCGTCAGGCCGTTCAGGAATCCCGGCGCCGACACCGTCAGGCAGATGCCGGGCTTTTGCGTCAGGAACCCGGCGATGGCCGCCGCGTAGCCCGCGTTCTGCTCATGGCGGAACGAGATCACGCGCATGCCCTTCGCCTGCGCCAGGCGGCACAGGTCCGTGATCGGAATGCCCGGAAGTCCGAAAATCGTGTCAATGCCGTTGAGCTTCAGCGCATCCACGACCAGGTGAAAGCCGTCGGTGAGTTGCGCCTGCGCTTCGGCGACCGCTTGCGGTTCGGCAGTGCCCATCGCATGTCTCCTGTGAGGGAGCGTAATGGTAAGAATCCGCCCCCCGGCGCGGCCTTGACTGCGGTCAATTTTCAAGTGTAATCAACGGCTCCCATGACCGCACTCGCCAGCCATCCGCAACGCAACAGCCTGCGGCTGCAATTGCGCGAGAACTACCTGCTGCGCGACCTGCGCCCGGAGCAGTGGGCGGGGCTCGAGCCGCTGCTGGTGATCGGCGAGTACCGCAAGGGCGAGCCGCTGGTGCGCCAGGGCGACGAGGAGATGGAGCAGTTCTTCATCCTCGAAGGAATGGTGAAGCGGGTCGTCTCCAACCCGGAGGGCCACGAGATGATCCTGCGCTTTGCCGCCGAGCGCGAGATGGACACCTCCTACGCCGCCTGGCGGCTGCGCACGCCGATCCCCTATTCCATCGTGGCGGTGACGAAGGTCAGGACCGCGGCGGTGGCGATGCCGCAGTGGGTGGAGTTTCTCGACCGCTACACCGACCTCAAGGCGCGCTTCGAGTTCGAGGTGATGAAGCTGATGTCGGAGGTGATGGCGCACACCATCACGCTGCACCTGCTCGATGCCCCCGGGCGCCTTGCGCGCTTTCACCGCAAGCATCCCGAGCTTGCCGGGCGCATCCCGAAGAAGGAACTCGCCGCCTACCTCAACCTCACCCCGGAGACGCTCTCAAGGCTCACCCAAAAGCACGGGCGCACGCAAAAACCGGGTCAGACCCGGGTCTGACCCGGTTTTCTGGCTAGCGGCCGCGCAACCGGCCGATGCCGAGCGCGATCAGCGGCCAGAAAAGGAGGAGCACCGCGAGGCCGGTCATCGTGCCCACCAGCGCATTGGCGAAGAAGATGGACAGATCGCCCTGCGAAACCAGCATCGCCTGCCGGAACGAGGATTCCGCCCGGTCGCCGAGGACGATCGCCAGCACCATCGGCGCAAGCGGATACGCGAGCTTCTTGAACGCATAACCGAGCACGCCGAAGACCACCATCATCCAGACGTCGAACACCGAATTGCCCACGGTGTAGGCGCCGATGGCGCAGATCACCATGATGATCGGAGCGATCACCGAAAACGGGATCCTGAGGATCGCGGCAAACAGCGGCACGCAGGTGAGCACCACGATGAGGCCGACGATGTTGCCGAGGTACATGCTGGCGATCAGGCCCCAGACGAACTCCTTCT carries:
- a CDS encoding Crp/Fnr family transcriptional regulator, whose translation is MTALASHPQRNSLRLQLRENYLLRDLRPEQWAGLEPLLVIGEYRKGEPLVRQGDEEMEQFFILEGMVKRVVSNPEGHEMILRFAAEREMDTSYAAWRLRTPIPYSIVAVTKVRTAAVAMPQWVEFLDRYTDLKARFEFEVMKLMSEVMAHTITLHLLDAPGRLARFHRKHPELAGRIPKKELAAYLNLTPETLSRLTQKHGRTQKPGQTRV
- a CDS encoding tripartite tricarboxylate transporter permease: VVAPETAAHAAGTSALLPMITLGVPGSPTAAVLLGGLLIWGLQPGPLLFVEQKEFVWGLIASMYLGNIVGLIVVLTCVPLFAAILRIPFSVIAPIIMVICAIGAYTVGNSVFDVWMMVVFGVLGYAFKKLAYPLAPMVLAIVLGDRAESSFRQAMLVSQGDLSIFFANALVGTMTGLAVLLLFWPLIALGIGRLRGR